From Candidatus Manganitrophus morganii, the proteins below share one genomic window:
- a CDS encoding thiamine biosynthesis protein ThiS: MKVKLYHPTREIILKGPKQVAVLLRELNLPKEAHLVICGDELVTEDLVIPDDQTVEIRPVISGGGE; the protein is encoded by the coding sequence ATGAAAGTGAAGCTTTATCACCCCACGCGCGAAATTATCCTGAAAGGCCCCAAACAGGTCGCCGTGCTTCTAAGGGAGCTCAACCTCCCCAAAGAGGCGCACCTTGTCATCTGCGGCGATGAGCTGGTCACGGAAGACTTGGTGATCCCCGACGATCAGACGGTCGAGATCCGCCCCGTGATCTCGGGAGGAGGCGAGTGA
- a CDS encoding TIGR00269 family protein produces the protein MKCRQCQKSAVIKMERHNTSLCGGCFNLYVHDQVDRAITEQKMFDHGEQILVAISGGKDSLALWDVLIKLGYRTAGLHLDLGIEAYSEISRKKVETFAASRGLDLIVHPYKEAYGLGVIEIAEETARPACSACGTMKRYHFNRIAMERGFPVVATGHNLDDEASRLLGNVLQWQEEYLEKQSPVLSDEGGTWARKVKPLFRLAEREVAAYSILNRIDYIVDECPMSKGAKMLLYKDVLNRLEETSPGTKHKFYLGFLQRQRAAPAAPKTVDLHPCQSCGQPTPGEVCGFCRLMQRVTP, from the coding sequence ATGAAGTGCCGCCAATGTCAAAAATCGGCTGTCATCAAGATGGAGCGCCACAACACCTCTCTCTGCGGCGGCTGCTTCAACCTTTACGTCCACGACCAGGTCGATCGGGCGATTACCGAACAGAAAATGTTCGATCATGGAGAGCAGATTCTCGTCGCAATCTCCGGCGGGAAAGACTCGCTCGCCCTCTGGGATGTCCTCATTAAACTCGGCTACAGGACGGCGGGGCTCCATTTGGATCTGGGGATCGAAGCGTATTCGGAAATCTCGCGGAAAAAAGTCGAGACTTTCGCGGCGTCACGCGGCTTGGATCTGATCGTCCATCCCTACAAGGAGGCCTACGGTCTCGGCGTGATCGAGATTGCGGAGGAGACCGCCCGGCCGGCCTGCTCCGCCTGCGGGACGATGAAGCGCTACCACTTCAACCGGATCGCGATGGAGCGGGGTTTCCCCGTCGTCGCCACCGGACACAATCTGGATGATGAGGCCTCGCGTCTATTGGGAAATGTATTGCAGTGGCAGGAAGAGTATTTGGAGAAACAGTCGCCGGTCCTCTCCGACGAAGGGGGAACCTGGGCGAGAAAGGTCAAGCCCCTCTTTCGCCTCGCCGAGCGGGAGGTCGCGGCCTATTCGATTCTGAACCGGATCGATTACATCGTCGATGAGTGCCCGATGTCGAAGGGGGCGAAGATGCTCCTCTACAAAGACGTCCTCAACCGGCTGGAAGAGACCTCCCCCGGAACAAAGCACAAGTTCTATCTCGGCTTTCTGCAGAGGCAGCGCGCCGCGCCGGCTGCGCCCAAAACAGTCGATCTTCATCCCTGTCAATCGTGCGGCCAGCCGACGCCGGGAGAGGTCTGCGGATTCTGCCGGTTGATGCAGCGGGTGACCCCATGA